AAAAAAAAATTAAAAGAATCTTTTGTTAAAAATTGGAATGGAAATAACTATATTTTAGGAGAAAAAAACAATATATATATAAAAAAAATAATAAAAAATATAAATAAAAAAAATATTAAAAAAATATATAATTCTTCATTAAAATGGTACTATTCCATTTTTAAAAATATGAAAAAATAAATTAATTTTGTAATAAAATATGAAAAAATTAAATATACTAAAAATAAATTTTTTAAAAAATTCTTTAATAGAATCTTCAGCAGGTACAGGAAAAACTTTTAGCATAATTATATTATTTTTAAGATTAGCATTAAACATAAATATAAAAAATAAATATATTAAAAATTTAAATGTAAATAAAATATTAATATTAACATTTACAAATTATTCTAAAAATGAAATATACAAAAAAATAAAAATAATGATTTCAGAATTTAAAAAAGATTGTATTAAAAAAAATAGCAATAATATTATATATAAAAAAATTATAAAAAAAATAAAAAATATTAATAAAGTTATAGAAAAATTATCAAAAATAGAAAAAGAATTTGACGGTTCTTCAATATTAACAATTCATCAATTTTGTAACAATATTATAAGAGAAAATAATTTTTTATTTAAAATAGGATTTTATAAAAAAATAATAAAAGATGAAGAAAAAATAATATTAAATTCTATAAAAAATTTTTGGAGAAAAAATTTTTATAAACTTCCAAAAGAAATAGTAAAAATAATATATTTTTATTGGAAAGAACCAAAAAAAATTTTTATTGAAATAAAAAACATAATAAAAAATAATATAAAAACCAAATTATATAAAAAATTTGAAAAAAATAATATAAAATCTTATCATACTTTATTAATAAAAAAAATTATTATATTAAAAAAAAAATGGAAAACTATTGAAAAAACAATTAAAAAAATAATAAAAAATTTAAAAAAAAACAAAAAAGGATATAAAATAATACTAAGATATAAAAAAAAAATAAATATATGGTATAAAAAGAAAATAAAAAATTATAATATACCAAAAGAAATAGAAAAAATAGTAAATTTGAAAAATATAAAAACATATGTATATATATATAAAAATTTAAAATATTTTTCAAATTATATTAAAAAATTTTTTAAAAAAAAATTTTTTATGAAAGAATTTATAATTTATAAAATTATAAACAAAATACCAAAAATTATAAAAATAGAAAAAAAAAAAGAGTCAAAAATAAATTTTGATGATCTTACAAAATGTATTAAAAAATCTATAGAAAAAAATAAAAACATACTATTACTAATAAAAAAAAAATATCCTATTGCTATTATTGACGAATTTCAAGATACAGATATATATCAACAAAAAATTTTTTTGAAAATATATAATAAAAAATCAAAAAAAAATATAATGATAGTTTTTTCAGATCCAAAACAATGTATATACAATTTTAGAAAATCAAATATATTATTGTACAACAATTTTAAAAAAAAAATAAAAAATCATTATTTTTTAGATACTAATTGGAGATCATCTCCTAATATAGTTAAATTTATAAACAAAATATTTTTAAAAAATAAGTATCCATTTTTAACAAAAAAAATAAAATTTATAAAAACAAAATATAAAAAAAAAAACAACAATATAAAAATAATTATTAATAAATCTGAAGAAAAAAATTTTCAAATAATATTTTATAAAAAATCCAAAATAAATTTTGAAAAATATTTTTTATGGGCATCAGATCAATGTGCTAAACAAATATCAAAATGGTTATCACTTGGAATTAAAAAAAAAGCTATAATAAAATATCATAATAAAAAAAAAATTATAGAAAAAAAAGATATAGTAATTTTAGTAAAAAATAAATCAGAAAATAATTATTTAAAAAAATCTCTAAATAAATATGGAATAAATTCATATTATCAACTAGAAAAAATTAATATATATAAAACAGAAGAAATAAAAGAAATATTAATATTATTAAAATCTACATTAGATTTTTCAAATAAACAAAAAATTATAAATGCAAATAGTACTAAAATAATTTCAAATAGTATACATGAAATTTATAAAATAAATATTAATAAAAAAAAATTTTTTAAACAAATAAAAATATTTAAAAAATATAATTATATATTAAGAAAAGAAGGAATATTAAATTTAATAAAATATATAATAAAAAATAATATAATTAAAAAAAATATTTTTAATAAAAATAAAATGGAAAAATATATAAAAAAATATTTTTATATAGCAAAACATTTAGAAAAAAAAATATATAAAATAAAAAAAATAAATTTATTTATATATTGGTTAGAAAAAAAAATTTTTCAAGAAAATGAAAAAAAAAAATATTTTAATAAAAATGAAAAAACAAATAAAATAAAAATAACTACTATATATAAATCTAAAGGATTAGAATATCCAATAGTAATAATACCATTTTTAATGCATTTTAAAAAAGAAAAAAATTTTATATATTATGATAAAAAAAAATTTATAAAATTGATTGATTTAAAAAAAAAAAAATATAAAAAAAAAATTTTTTATGAAAATATAAAAGACAGTATAAGATTATTATATGTATCTTTAACTAGAGCTATAGTACATTGTACAATAATAATATCTGCTATAAAAAAACGAAAAAACACAGAATATACTGATGTACATAATAGCGGAATTGGAAATATTTTGCAAAATAGAAAGAAAAAAAAATTTAAAAGTTTTAAAAAAATAATAAAAAAATTAAAAAAAGAAAAATTTTTAAAAATTGTTAATAAAATAAAAAATATAAAAAAATATATAGAAATAAAAAAAGAAAAAAAAGAAAAAAAAAATATAAATCTAAAAAAAAAGTATATAAAATATAAAATAATAAGCTTTACAAAAATTAATAATAATATAAAAAAAAATAAAAATAAAAATGAAATAAAAAACTTTTTTTTAAAAAAAGATAAAAAAAAATTAATTTTTAATACATATACTTTTCCTAGAGGAAAAATTTTTGGGAAAATATTACACAAAATATTAAAAAAATTTATAAATAAAAATGATACAAAAATTTATTGGATAAAAAATGAAATAAAAAAATATAATTTAAATTATAAATGGGCAGAAATAATATATTTTTGGATGAAAAATATAATTAACACAAGCATAAGTAAAAATGGTATAAAATTATCAAAAATAAAAAAAAATAATTTTGTTCAAGATATGAAATTTAATATATATATTAAAAAAAAATCTGATATTAAAATATTTAATAAATTAATTTACATAAAAAAAAATAAAAAAAAAAAATATAAAATATGCAAAAAAATATTTGTTGGAATTATAGATATAGTTTTTTTATGGAAAAATAAATACTATTTTATAGATTTTAAATCTAATTATTTAGGAAATAAAAAAAAAAACTATAGTAAAAAAAAAATAAAAAAATATATCTTGAAAAATAAATATGATATTCAATATAAAATGTATTTATTAGGAATAAATACATATTTAAAAAAAAATATTAAAAAATATAAATTCAAAAAACATTTTGGAGGAATATTTTACTTATTTTTAAGATCTTTTGAAAAAATAACAAAATGTAAAAAATATGGAATTTTTTTTATATTTCCTAAAAAATTTTTAAAAAAAATAAATAGTAAAAAAAATGAAACATAAAAAAATATTAAAAAAATTATTAAAAAAAAAAATAATTTATAAAACAGATGTTTATCTATATAAAATTTTAAAAAAAAAAGAAAATTTTTTAGTAAAAACTATAATAATACTTCTAATATATTCATATAAAAATGGAAAAATTTCTTTAAATACTAAAAAAAAAAAAATAAAAAATAATATTATGAAAAATGTTTTTAAAAAATTTTTTAGTATAAAAAATTATTATGAAAGTATAAAAAATAGTAAAACTATAGGAACAAAAAAACCATATAATTATCCAATAATATTTTATAAAAAAAAATTTTATTTTAATAAAATATTTTTAATAAAAAAAAAAATTTTTAGTAAAATTTTAAAAAAAAAAAAAATAAATAAAAATATTTATAAAATAAAAAAAATATTTAAAAAAAATAAAAATATTAATTTAAACAAATTACAAAAAATATCTATAATAATGTCTATTATAAATAAAATCACATTTATATTTGGAGGACCTGGTACTGGAAAAACTACTGTAATATCTTCAATAATTTTTTTTATTTTAAAAATATGTAAAAAAATAAAAAAAATAAAAATAGTTGCTACAACAGGAAGAGCTTCTTTTCATATGTTAACATCTATACAAAAAAACTTATTAAAGTTGAAAATTGAAAAAGATCAAAAAAATAAAATTCCAAAAAAATCTTATACCATACATAGTTTGCTAAAAATAAATCCAGGAATCACATATCCAAAATTTAATAAAAAAAATAAATTAAATGTAGATTTATTAATAATAGATGAATCTTCTATGATAAGTCCCATATTATTAAAAAACTTAATACAATCAGTAAAAAAAAATACAAAAATAATTTTCCTAGGAGATTTTAATCAATTACCACCAATAAATGAAATAAATATAACTAAACAAATATGTAAAAATTTTAATAATAATTTTAGTAAAAATATGTTAAAAATATTAAAATATATAATAAATTATAATAGCGCATCAAAAAAAAAAAAATATCATATAAATGATAATATATGTATATTAAAAAAAAATTATAGATTTAAAAAATGTTCTGGAATATATAAAATATCTAATATGATATTAAAAAATAAAATTAAAAAATTAATAAAAAAAATAAAAGAAAATAAATTAGATAATGTATTTTTTAAAAAAATATCAAATTTTAAAGAATATAAAAATATGATAGAAACAATATTAAATAAATATAAAAAATATTGGAGTCTAGTAAAAAAAAATGAAAATCCTAAAAAAATATTAAAAGAATTTAATAAAATTAGAGTTCTTTGTGCTATAAAAAAAGGATTTTTTGGTATAAAAAAAATAAATAAAAATATAAAAAAAATTATGATAAAAAAAAAAATCATAAAAAATAAAAAGTGGTATATAGGAAAACCTATAATAGTAAAAAAAAATCACAGAGATTTAAATATATTTAATGGATATATAGGAATATTATTATATGATAAAAACAAAAATAAAAAAATATTTTTTAAATCTTATGATAATAAATTTATAAAAATTCCAAAATATGCAATAAAACATTATGAAGTTTCATGGTCAATGACAATACACAAATCTCAAGGATCGGAATTTGAAAAAACAATAATAATAATACCAAACAAAAAATATAAAATTTTAAATAAAAATCTTATATATACAGGTATAACAAGAACAAAAAAAAAAACTATTATTTTTTCAGATAAAAAAATACTTATAAAATCTATAAAAAAATAAAAAATTGGTTGCGGAGGTTGGATTTGAACCAACGACCTTCGGGTTATGAGCCCGACGAGCTACCGAACTGCTCCACTCCGCTTATAAAAAAAAATTATATAATATATACATAATTATTATACATTTTTTATAATATTATGCAATACTTAATATAAATAAAAATTAATAAAATATTTTAAAAAAAAATAAAGGAAACAATTAATATGAAATCTAGAAGAAAAGCTAGAAAATGTGCAGTTCAACTACTTTATTCATGGCAAATATCAAAAAATTATATAAAAGATATAGAAAATCAATTTATAAAAGAAAAAAAAACTAAAGGAGCAGACTTAATTTATTTTCATGAAATAATTTCAGGAATATCAAAAAATTATATATATTTAGACAATTTAATAAAAAAATATATATCTAAAAAAATAAATAAAATAGGACAAGTAGAAAAAGCAATATTAAGAATTTCTTTTTATGAATTAACAAAAAGATATGATATACCTTATAAAGTTGCTATAAATGAAGGAATAGAATTAGCAAAATATTTTGGATCTTCTAAAAGTCATAAATTTATAAATGGAATTTTAGATAAAGCAGCTAATTATATTAGAACAAAAAAATAATAAAAAAATATATTTATTAAAAATTTTTAAATATAAAATTTAAATTATTTTAAAATTTATTTAAAAAACCTTTTTTACTAGTTACAAAATATAATAATATTAAAAAAATACAAAATAAAAAAACTAATTTAAAATTTATAAAACTGCACAATGTTCCACTAAAAATATTACCAATAGACATACCAAAAATTTGAAAAGTAGTATATATAGATGTAATAATATTTTTATCATATAAACTAGATTTATTAAAATTTTTTCTAATTACAATAGGTAAAATAGAAGATAATAAATTATAAACTAAAAAAAATGTTCCAATACTTAAAAACAATAAAATTTTAAAATTATTATTAAAAAAAAATATAATTTCAGAAATTAAAAATAAATAAAATAAATAAATATAAATATTTTTATTAGTAATATTTTTTCTAACAAAAAAAATTAAAATAATAGATAATAAAAATGATATTAAAAATATATAAAAATATATTTTATAATAAAAATTTTTATTAGTATAAAAAATAGAAAAAACCTGTGAAAGTACAGAAAAATTTGATGAAAAAATAAAATTAGATATAAAAGTATATTTAATAAAATTTATATTAATATTATTTTTAAAAAAATAAAAAAAATTATTTTTATCAAAATATTTTTTTTTAATATTTTTTCTTGACAAATCTTTTGGTATAAAAAAATAAGAAAAACATAATAATAAGAAAGATAAAATAGATGAAATTAAAAAAATATTTTTTAATCCTATTTTTTTAAATATAAATATAGAAAAAGACATAGACAAAAAAAAAGATAAACAAAATGTAATTCCAATAGAAAAAACAGAAAAAATTCTGTTTTTCTTACTAGTATTAACAATTAATATGTCAGTCAATATAGAAGAAGAACTAAATCCCTGTAAAGATCTTCCTAATAAAATACCCCAAATAGAATAAGAAAAAAAACAAATTAAATTTCCAATAAAAAAAAATAACATACTTATTAAAACAGTATTTTTTTTTCCTATTATTAAAGAAAAATAATATAAAGGAACTTGAGAAATTATTTGAAAAATTCCATATATACTTAAACACAAACAACTTAAAAATTTACTATTTCCATTAATTTCTAAATAATAAAAACTTAATATAGGAAAAACAAAAAACAAACTTATATTTCTAAAAAAAAATATTATTAATATTATCAATATTGTTTTAAAATTACTAAAATTGTTTAAAATATATTTTTTCATAAATATTTCTTATATAATAAAACCTTTGTTATAAATAATAAAATGATCAAATTTTAATATACTTAAAAATGAACAAAAAAAATAAAAAAATATTAGATAAAAATGGATATTTAAAAAAATACAAATATTGGAATAAAAAAATTGCAAATCAAATAGCAATAAAAGAAAATATCACACTAACAAAAACGCATTGGATAATAATTAAAATAATTAGAAAATTCTATATAAAATTTGAAAGAACACCATCAATGTTAATTGTATATAAAATATTAAATAAAAAAATAAAAAAAAAAATATATTTAAATAAACTTTTTAATAATGATTATATTAAAATATCTAGTAAAATATCAGGATTACCAAAAACAAATATATGTATATAATTTATATAAAAATTACATATAATGAATTGCAATAAAAAAACTAGTTATAAAATTTGAAAATATAGATATTAAAAAAGAAAAATAAAATATTTTATTATTTTTATAAAAATATGCTAATAAAGTAAAAAATAACCAAAAAAAATTAATTAAAGTAGAAAAAATAAA
The genomic region above belongs to Buchnera aphidicola (Ceratovacuna keduensis) and contains:
- the recB gene encoding exodeoxyribonuclease V subunit beta, translated to MKKLNILKINFLKNSLIESSAGTGKTFSIIILFLRLALNINIKNKYIKNLNVNKILILTFTNYSKNEIYKKIKIMISEFKKDCIKKNSNNIIYKKIIKKIKNINKVIEKLSKIEKEFDGSSILTIHQFCNNIIRENNFLFKIGFYKKIIKDEEKIILNSIKNFWRKNFYKLPKEIVKIIYFYWKEPKKIFIEIKNIIKNNIKTKLYKKFEKNNIKSYHTLLIKKIIILKKKWKTIEKTIKKIIKNLKKNKKGYKIILRYKKKINIWYKKKIKNYNIPKEIEKIVNLKNIKTYVYIYKNLKYFSNYIKKFFKKKFFMKEFIIYKIINKIPKIIKIEKKKESKINFDDLTKCIKKSIEKNKNILLLIKKKYPIAIIDEFQDTDIYQQKIFLKIYNKKSKKNIMIVFSDPKQCIYNFRKSNILLYNNFKKKIKNHYFLDTNWRSSPNIVKFINKIFLKNKYPFLTKKIKFIKTKYKKKNNNIKIIINKSEEKNFQIIFYKKSKINFEKYFLWASDQCAKQISKWLSLGIKKKAIIKYHNKKKIIEKKDIVILVKNKSENNYLKKSLNKYGINSYYQLEKINIYKTEEIKEILILLKSTLDFSNKQKIINANSTKIISNSIHEIYKININKKKFFKQIKIFKKYNYILRKEGILNLIKYIIKNNIIKKNIFNKNKMEKYIKKYFYIAKHLEKKIYKIKKINLFIYWLEKKIFQENEKKKYFNKNEKTNKIKITTIYKSKGLEYPIVIIPFLMHFKKEKNFIYYDKKKFIKLIDLKKKKYKKKIFYENIKDSIRLLYVSLTRAIVHCTIIISAIKKRKNTEYTDVHNSGIGNILQNRKKKKFKSFKKIIKKLKKEKFLKIVNKIKNIKKYIEIKKEKKEKKNINLKKKYIKYKIISFTKINNNIKKNKNKNEIKNFFLKKDKKKLIFNTYTFPRGKIFGKILHKILKKFINKNDTKIYWIKNEIKKYNLNYKWAEIIYFWMKNIINTSISKNGIKLSKIKKNNFVQDMKFNIYIKKKSDIKIFNKLIYIKKNKKKKYKICKKIFVGIIDIVFLWKNKYYFIDFKSNYLGNKKKNYSKKKIKKYILKNKYDIQYKMYLLGINTYLKKNIKKYKFKKHFGGIFYLFLRSFEKITKCKKYGIFFIFPKKFLKKINSKKNET
- the recD gene encoding exodeoxyribonuclease V subunit alpha — its product is MKHKKILKKLLKKKIIYKTDVYLYKILKKKENFLVKTIIILLIYSYKNGKISLNTKKKKIKNNIMKNVFKKFFSIKNYYESIKNSKTIGTKKPYNYPIIFYKKKFYFNKIFLIKKKIFSKILKKKKINKNIYKIKKIFKKNKNINLNKLQKISIIMSIINKITFIFGGPGTGKTTVISSIIFFILKICKKIKKIKIVATTGRASFHMLTSIQKNLLKLKIEKDQKNKIPKKSYTIHSLLKINPGITYPKFNKKNKLNVDLLIIDESSMISPILLKNLIQSVKKNTKIIFLGDFNQLPPINEINITKQICKNFNNNFSKNMLKILKYIINYNSASKKKKYHINDNICILKKNYRFKKCSGIYKISNMILKNKIKKLIKKIKENKLDNVFFKKISNFKEYKNMIETILNKYKKYWSLVKKNENPKKILKEFNKIRVLCAIKKGFFGIKKINKNIKKIMIKKKIIKNKKWYIGKPIIVKKNHRDLNIFNGYIGILLYDKNKNKKIFFKSYDNKFIKIPKYAIKHYEVSWSMTIHKSQGSEFEKTIIIIPNKKYKILNKNLIYTGITRTKKKTIIFSDKKILIKSIKK
- the nusB gene encoding transcription antitermination factor NusB; translation: MNMKSRRKARKCAVQLLYSWQISKNYIKDIENQFIKEKKTKGADLIYFHEIISGISKNYIYLDNLIKKYISKKINKIGQVEKAILRISFYELTKRYDIPYKVAINEGIELAKYFGSSKSHKFINGILDKAANYIRTKK
- a CDS encoding MFS transporter, coding for MKKYILNNFSNFKTILIILIIFFFRNISLFFVFPILSFYYLEINGNSKFLSCLCLSIYGIFQIISQVPLYYFSLIIGKKNTVLISMLFFFIGNLICFFSYSIWGILLGRSLQGFSSSSILTDILIVNTSKKNRIFSVFSIGITFCLSFFLSMSFSIFIFKKIGLKNIFLISSILSFLLLCFSYFFIPKDLSRKNIKKKYFDKNNFFYFFKNNININFIKYTFISNFIFSSNFSVLSQVFSIFYTNKNFYYKIYFYIFLISFLLSIILIFFVRKNITNKNIYIYLFYLFLISEIIFFFNNNFKILLFLSIGTFFLVYNLLSSILPIVIRKNFNKSSLYDKNIITSIYTTFQIFGMSIGNIFSGTLCSFINFKLVFLFCIFLILLYFVTSKKGFLNKF
- a CDS encoding TusE/DsrC/DsvC family sulfur relay protein encodes the protein MNKKNKKILDKNGYLKKYKYWNKKIANQIAIKENITLTKTHWIIIKIIRKFYIKFERTPSMLIVYKILNKKIKKKIYLNKLFNNDYIKISSKISGLPKTNICI